A DNA window from uncultured Methanoregula sp. contains the following coding sequences:
- a CDS encoding DUF2202 domain-containing protein, with protein MPRLPFIGILLVVCILAASAGCTGLPAGRTVVTPAETIPVPDSNATAKTFGALSQAPLNGTEQADILRLQEDQKYITDLNAILATQHPEITVFLNISRASGAYQASDNVILQRYGIASPEKNATAEFSSGKLQAVTDNDINTASNSVRDALLVSARAEELHIVDLESAISRTDNPDLRLIYRQELVSSRNNLRTLSEWIAAYRTAFYPAYITVDYYRNLTGSPYEQVLQ; from the coding sequence ATGCCCCGGTTGCCCTTTATCGGAATCCTGCTCGTCGTATGCATCCTCGCCGCCTCCGCGGGATGCACCGGCCTGCCTGCCGGAAGGACGGTTGTCACGCCGGCGGAAACGATCCCGGTCCCGGACAGCAACGCGACTGCAAAAACCTTTGGCGCCCTGTCGCAGGCCCCGCTCAACGGGACCGAGCAGGCAGATATCCTCCGGCTGCAGGAAGACCAGAAATATATCACCGATCTCAACGCGATCCTCGCAACCCAGCACCCGGAAATAACGGTATTTTTAAACATCTCCCGGGCATCGGGCGCCTACCAGGCATCCGACAACGTGATCCTCCAGCGGTACGGCATCGCCTCCCCCGAGAAGAATGCAACAGCGGAGTTCTCGAGCGGGAAACTCCAGGCAGTGACGGACAATGATATCAATACCGCAAGCAATTCCGTCCGGGACGCGCTTCTCGTGAGCGCCCGGGCAGAAGAGCTGCACATCGTGGATCTCGAATCCGCGATCAGCCGGACCGATAACCCTGATCTCCGGCTGATCTACCGGCAGGAGCTCGTCTCCTCCCGCAACAATCTCCGGACCCTCAGCGAGTGGATCGCCGCGTACAGGACCGCCTTTTATCCTGCCTATATCACGGTGGACTATTACAGGAACCTGACCGGCTCGCCCTACGAGCAGGTCCTGCAATAA
- a CDS encoding TOBE-like domain-containing protein → MSFRNGAAMLQIESLSITLGDFVVRDISLEIRKGEYFIILGPTGAGKTVLLETIAGIHKPGSGRILLDGEEITDAEPRLRPIGIVYQDYMLFPHLTVRENIAFGLRQKKIPPGEQRVLVEEISSLLEISHLAGRYPATLSGGEQQRVSLARALVLRPEILLLDEPMSALDGRTREKMRRELFRIRSLTGTTIIQITHHFDDVFALAGRIAIMREGRIVQAGETSEVFLHPADTFVAEFLGIGNIIRGSASGMGNITRITPATGPSFVAASGITGSVVATLHAEDVILSGEPFASSARNCLPGTVTEIVPSGSTVRVILDAGFPLTALLTRESCSELQLETGSRVYATFKASAVHVIPVSP, encoded by the coding sequence ATGTCTTTTAGGAACGGAGCTGCCATGCTGCAGATCGAATCCCTCTCGATTACGCTTGGGGATTTTGTCGTCAGGGACATATCGCTTGAGATCCGGAAAGGAGAATATTTCATCATTCTCGGCCCGACCGGCGCGGGAAAGACCGTTCTTTTAGAGACGATAGCCGGCATCCACAAGCCCGGAAGCGGGCGGATCCTCCTGGACGGAGAAGAGATCACGGATGCTGAACCGCGCCTGCGCCCGATCGGGATCGTGTACCAGGACTACATGCTCTTTCCCCATCTCACGGTCCGGGAGAACATCGCCTTCGGACTGCGCCAGAAAAAGATCCCGCCGGGTGAGCAGCGGGTCCTGGTGGAAGAGATCTCTTCCCTCCTGGAGATCTCCCACCTAGCCGGCCGGTATCCCGCAACCCTGAGCGGGGGCGAGCAGCAGCGGGTCAGCCTTGCCCGGGCCCTGGTACTCAGGCCGGAGATCCTGCTGCTCGATGAACCGATGAGCGCCCTTGACGGCCGCACCCGGGAGAAGATGCGGAGGGAACTTTTTAGGATCCGGAGCCTCACGGGAACGACCATTATCCAGATAACCCATCACTTCGACGATGTCTTTGCACTTGCCGGCCGGATCGCAATTATGCGGGAAGGCCGGATCGTCCAGGCCGGGGAGACATCGGAGGTCTTCCTCCATCCTGCCGATACTTTTGTTGCCGAATTCCTGGGAATCGGCAATATTATCCGGGGAAGCGCATCGGGAATGGGGAACATTACCCGGATCACTCCTGCCACGGGCCCGTCATTTGTAGCTGCTTCCGGAATTACCGGGAGCGTGGTTGCCACCCTGCATGCCGAGGACGTGATCCTGTCCGGAGAACCCTTTGCCTCCAGCGCCCGCAACTGCCTTCCGGGAACCGTTACCGAAATTGTCCCTTCCGGAAGCACGGTCCGGGTCATTCTCGATGCCGGGTTCCCGCTCACGGCTCTTCTCACCCGGGAGAGCTGTTCAGAGCTGCAGCTCGAGACAGGAAGCAGGGTCTATGCAACGTTCAAGGCGTCAGCGGTCCACGTGATACCGGTCTCCCCGTAA
- a CDS encoding DUF134 domain-containing protein encodes MAADETGEVNECSRRGRPRLRRTIAGNPESRCYKPCCCPEQEGRGISLQPEEIELIRLIDLEGLEQEEAAEKLGVSRKTAWRDLHEARRKIADALVNGKGIEMAGCTKAAEGRCPKCPRETADTN; translated from the coding sequence ATGGCAGCGGATGAGACGGGAGAGGTAAACGAGTGTTCCCGGCGGGGACGGCCCCGGCTCCGGCGCACCATTGCCGGTAACCCGGAGTCCCGCTGCTACAAGCCCTGCTGCTGCCCGGAGCAGGAGGGGCGCGGGATCTCGCTCCAGCCCGAGGAGATCGAGCTGATCCGGCTCATCGACCTCGAAGGGCTTGAACAGGAAGAGGCTGCAGAGAAACTCGGGGTCTCGCGCAAGACCGCCTGGCGGGATCTCCACGAGGCCCGACGCAAGATTGCCGATGCGCTTGTCAACGGCAAAGGCATCGAGATGGCCGGCTGCACGAAAGCGGCAGAAGGCCGGTGCCCGAAATGCCCGCGGGAAACTGCGGACACGAACTAA
- a CDS encoding tetratricopeptide repeat protein, whose product MSVLSNPGPGGPAPENPDPNQVKSDNALKKSKNNTPEDEYQAILDFEELLGTTNVADEIRMHAWQRLGCSYFKVKNYHAAISSFDKAIDYDKNSPVTVNAYLYKGVALLKIRKPRQARENFFKAQNTIKVLPSTVSDNEKTYLHATVLHQIGISLSQTNHDDEALDYFNDVDILYKEWCERHLNEKSLKIEKVRLTAQISRGLSLCLIGRREEARKLIRKTINDLESPGNETLKKYLVSAQNVLGIINLYDTETEDAGKEALAAFDNAIGIAKSLPPEERPLYLWKGYYNKGLALKNAQKFTEAIACFTEGLKECDKLEPHLLYARGITKIELQKYEEGISDLQEVQQFDPRYSPAIIALGDAYRKKSIYFREVELQKQILESTTAAVDTTQRNLKDLSDDMRSSLKHVSWLFYILFSVGMAVFLLSLYFAFRQPSPLAETAIANTTSFLNTTAIANTTSILNTTPIANTTANPSNTLIPNPMALAVSAIGGIDVILSMIFLSPTKIQKNRIDYSQWLMGYFNWVNTQFAASMVMLERLQNVHSPSKPKTEEFDWNFAQPIYSFLNTMTNSTLETIDKCCEFPDAQYSLSKKTDTKTNGQDSDTGTSTTDKPASPAPKAKTGDSGNTTTETASEVKNVSAAGNEKSKKPEPEPTLPEGFKFVSTGNKALPGHVIKDADISRGIPAIVFSCWRGAATDNRYIPFAHIDAGTAFETGTKPEPLSKPFTIEELTRENVNILFAVVGYRQANIQIGIRFMYLDETRSHSTLPNTADYILAKKDEKTEAYFIRYHDEILLAQQVYGDGNKQVYIDYVEMPHDHPIDKAIGKHYVTFRIAEIIPGQPDYVLKNGIITPREIEWLWESEPFEFTITDKKA is encoded by the coding sequence ATGTCAGTTCTCAGCAATCCCGGGCCGGGTGGACCTGCACCTGAGAATCCGGATCCGAACCAGGTCAAATCTGATAATGCACTGAAAAAGAGCAAGAACAATACACCTGAAGATGAATACCAGGCCATACTGGATTTCGAGGAACTCTTAGGCACTACCAATGTTGCCGATGAGATCCGTATGCATGCCTGGCAGCGCCTGGGTTGTTCCTATTTCAAGGTAAAAAATTATCACGCTGCAATCTCCTCTTTTGACAAAGCCATTGATTACGATAAAAACTCTCCCGTGACAGTCAATGCATATCTCTACAAGGGTGTTGCCCTCTTAAAAATCCGCAAGCCCCGCCAGGCCCGGGAGAATTTTTTCAAAGCGCAGAATACCATCAAAGTCCTGCCGTCAACAGTTTCCGATAATGAGAAAACCTACCTGCATGCAACAGTCCTCCACCAGATCGGGATCTCGCTCAGTCAGACCAATCATGATGACGAAGCCCTTGATTATTTTAACGATGTTGATATCCTTTACAAAGAATGGTGTGAGAGGCACCTGAACGAAAAATCCCTAAAAATTGAGAAGGTCCGCCTTACCGCACAGATAAGCCGTGGTCTATCCCTGTGTCTGATCGGAAGGCGGGAGGAGGCCCGGAAACTTATCCGGAAAACGATCAATGACTTAGAAAGCCCAGGGAATGAAACCTTAAAAAAATATCTTGTAAGCGCACAGAACGTCCTGGGTATCATCAACCTGTATGATACCGAAACAGAGGATGCAGGAAAAGAGGCGCTCGCTGCCTTTGACAACGCTATTGGGATTGCAAAGAGTCTCCCGCCAGAGGAGCGGCCCCTCTATCTCTGGAAAGGATATTACAACAAGGGACTTGCCCTGAAAAATGCGCAAAAATTCACTGAGGCAATAGCCTGTTTTACCGAAGGGCTCAAAGAATGTGACAAATTAGAGCCCCACCTGCTGTATGCCAGGGGAATAACCAAGATAGAATTGCAGAAATATGAAGAGGGGATTTCGGACCTGCAGGAAGTCCAGCAGTTCGACCCGCGGTATTCCCCGGCCATCATCGCGCTTGGCGATGCCTACCGGAAAAAGAGCATCTATTTCCGGGAAGTGGAATTGCAGAAGCAGATCCTTGAGAGCACTACTGCTGCCGTTGATACCACCCAGCGGAATTTAAAAGACTTAAGCGATGATATGAGGAGTTCCTTAAAACATGTCTCCTGGCTGTTCTATATCCTGTTCTCTGTAGGGATGGCAGTATTTTTGCTGTCCCTCTATTTCGCATTCAGGCAACCGTCCCCGCTAGCTGAAACCGCCATTGCCAATACCACATCCTTTCTCAATACTACCGCCATTGCGAATACAACGTCTATCCTCAACACTACCCCCATCGCGAATACTACCGCGAATCCCTCCAACACATTAATTCCCAATCCCATGGCGCTTGCGGTCTCTGCCATCGGCGGCATCGATGTCATCCTCAGTATGATATTCCTTTCCCCGACAAAGATCCAGAAGAACCGGATCGATTATTCCCAGTGGCTCATGGGATACTTCAACTGGGTTAATACCCAGTTTGCTGCAAGCATGGTTATGCTGGAACGGCTCCAGAACGTCCATTCCCCCTCAAAGCCCAAAACAGAAGAGTTCGACTGGAACTTTGCCCAGCCTATCTATTCGTTCCTGAACACCATGACGAATAGTACCCTTGAGACCATAGACAAATGCTGCGAATTCCCTGATGCCCAGTACTCGCTGAGTAAAAAGACTGATACCAAGACAAACGGCCAGGACTCAGACACCGGAACTTCCACAACAGACAAGCCCGCTTCCCCGGCACCTAAAGCAAAAACCGGCGATTCCGGAAATACAACAACTGAAACTGCAAGCGAAGTAAAAAATGTAAGTGCTGCCGGCAATGAAAAATCGAAAAAACCAGAACCCGAACCTACTCTGCCTGAAGGTTTTAAGTTTGTCAGTACCGGTAATAAAGCCCTGCCTGGACATGTAATCAAGGATGCTGACATATCCCGGGGAATCCCGGCTATTGTTTTCAGCTGCTGGAGAGGAGCTGCCACGGATAACAGATACATTCCCTTTGCCCATATTGACGCAGGAACTGCTTTTGAAACCGGGACAAAACCTGAACCCTTATCCAAACCGTTCACGATTGAAGAACTCACAAGGGAAAATGTAAATATCCTGTTTGCAGTGGTCGGGTACCGTCAGGCCAATATCCAGATCGGCATCCGGTTCATGTACCTCGATGAAACCCGCAGTCATTCTACCCTGCCCAACACTGCAGATTATATCCTGGCAAAGAAAGATGAAAAAACTGAGGCGTATTTCATAAGGTACCACGATGAGATCCTCCTGGCCCAGCAGGTGTATGGCGACGGGAACAAGCAGGTATACATCGACTATGTTGAAATGCCCCACGATCATCCCATTGACAAAGCAATCGGCAAGCATTATGTCACATTCAGGATTGCCGAGATAATTCCCGGGCAACCGGATTATGTACTCAAGAATGGGATAATAACGCCACGGGAGATCGAATGGCTCTGGGAGAGCGAGCCGTTTGAATTCACCATAACCGACAAGAAAGCCTGA
- the atwA gene encoding methyl coenzyme M reductase system, component A2 gives MPQPFISVHDLCMDFDGTRILNNISFEIPEGEIIGVIGRSGAGKSVLMHLLRGVEQPPTRGSIVYHMAACNRCTFMDVQSRAGKTCPECGGELVAADVDLWDDRSNGMRSRVMNRTAIMFQRTFALYGDDRVIENVLHALDDIRYPQEKAISRAADLIDQVRLSHRMMHIARDLSGGEKQRVVLARQLAKNPSMLFADEPTGTLDPETARLVHAMLIEAAKKNTMGMVVTSHFSQVIEDMANRAMLLADGEIISIGSPKTVIRAFAKDYQEMEAAEPVELGGQILQARDVTKKYISVDRGVIKAVNAVSFEVAKKEIFGIIGKSGAGKTTLSQIISGIIEPTSGEMNVLIGDDWVDMTKPGIDQRGRAKEYIGLLHQEYDLFPHRTVLDNLTDSIGLEFPKELAVRKAVITLRMAGFSEEKAKEILHRLPGELSDGERHRVALAQVLIREPRLVVLDEPTGTMDPITKQDVKHSILHARDEMDETFIVVSHDMDFVRDICDRLALMRGGKIIDIGPAKAILAQVTEEEKRA, from the coding sequence ATGCCACAACCATTCATCAGCGTCCATGACCTCTGCATGGACTTCGACGGCACCCGGATCCTGAACAATATCTCGTTTGAGATCCCCGAAGGGGAGATCATCGGCGTCATCGGGAGGAGCGGGGCCGGAAAAAGCGTGCTCATGCACCTGCTCCGGGGCGTCGAGCAGCCGCCGACCCGGGGCTCGATCGTCTATCACATGGCAGCCTGCAACCGGTGCACGTTCATGGACGTGCAGAGCCGGGCCGGTAAAACATGTCCCGAATGCGGGGGCGAACTCGTTGCAGCGGATGTCGATCTCTGGGACGACAGAAGCAACGGGATGCGGTCCCGGGTCATGAACCGGACCGCGATCATGTTCCAGCGCACCTTTGCGCTCTATGGCGACGACCGGGTGATCGAGAACGTCCTGCACGCCCTTGACGATATCCGCTATCCCCAGGAAAAAGCCATCAGCCGGGCTGCCGACTTGATCGACCAGGTCCGGCTCTCGCACCGGATGATGCACATAGCCCGCGATCTCTCGGGCGGCGAGAAGCAGCGGGTCGTGCTTGCCCGGCAGCTGGCCAAGAACCCGTCCATGCTCTTTGCCGACGAACCCACCGGGACGCTCGATCCTGAGACCGCCCGGCTGGTGCACGCGATGCTCATCGAGGCGGCAAAGAAGAACACCATGGGCATGGTCGTCACCTCGCACTTCTCGCAGGTGATAGAGGACATGGCAAACCGGGCAATGCTGCTGGCCGACGGGGAGATCATCTCCATCGGCTCTCCGAAGACCGTGATCCGTGCGTTTGCAAAAGATTACCAGGAGATGGAAGCTGCAGAGCCGGTGGAGCTCGGCGGGCAGATCCTCCAGGCCCGGGACGTGACCAAGAAGTACATCTCGGTTGACCGCGGCGTGATAAAAGCGGTGAACGCGGTATCGTTCGAGGTTGCAAAGAAAGAGATCTTCGGGATCATCGGCAAAAGCGGGGCGGGCAAGACCACCCTCTCCCAGATAATCTCCGGCATCATCGAGCCCACGAGCGGCGAGATGAACGTGCTCATCGGCGACGACTGGGTGGACATGACCAAACCCGGCATAGACCAGCGGGGCCGGGCCAAGGAGTACATCGGCCTCCTGCACCAGGAGTACGATCTCTTCCCCCACCGGACCGTGCTCGATAACCTGACCGACTCGATCGGGCTCGAGTTCCCAAAAGAGCTTGCAGTGCGCAAAGCCGTAATCACGCTCCGGATGGCCGGGTTCTCCGAAGAGAAAGCAAAAGAGATCTTACACCGCCTGCCCGGCGAACTCTCGGATGGCGAGCGGCACCGGGTAGCTCTTGCCCAGGTGCTCATCCGCGAACCCCGGCTGGTGGTGCTCGATGAGCCGACCGGCACCATGGACCCGATCACAAAACAGGATGTCAAGCACTCGATCCTCCATGCCCGGGACGAGATGGACGAGACCTTCATCGTGGTCTCCCATGACATGGACTTTGTCCGGGACATCTGCGACCGACTTGCCCTGATGCGGGGCGGGAAGATCATCGATATCGGGCCGGCAAAAGCGATCCTTGCGCAGGTCACCGAGGAAGAGAAGAGAGCCTGA
- a CDS encoding MBL fold metallo-hydrolase, producing MTSRLSLAVLVDNTTPLDNDLRGEAGLSFILETGGTKILFDTGLSGLFLENATKLETGLRDLDFLVLSHGHIDHTGGLPALARHLSGNAAGTPPARVPQILAHPRCFWPKEKEGRMNGSVMGEDEAKRNFPLRLSKEPVWITDDLVFLGEIPRRFPFEEGENGNRKIHHPDGTAGPDELLDDTALAFRSAEGLVIITGCSHAGICNITEYAREVCGKKRVADIIGGLHLLSPTPRRLQKTGKYLNRLHPNALHACHCTSLDAKVTLAGYCPMQEAGVGMHFAW from the coding sequence ATGACTTCCCGGCTCTCCCTTGCGGTCCTTGTGGATAACACAACTCCCCTGGATAACGATCTCCGGGGCGAGGCCGGGCTCTCGTTTATCCTGGAAACCGGGGGGACGAAGATCCTCTTCGATACCGGGCTGTCGGGCCTCTTCCTTGAAAATGCCACAAAACTGGAGACCGGCCTGCGGGACCTGGACTTTCTTGTCCTCTCCCACGGGCATATCGATCACACCGGGGGGCTTCCCGCGCTTGCCCGGCACCTCTCGGGCAATGCAGCCGGAACGCCACCGGCCCGGGTGCCGCAGATCCTTGCCCATCCCCGGTGTTTCTGGCCAAAAGAGAAAGAGGGCCGGATGAACGGATCGGTGATGGGCGAGGACGAAGCCAAACGGAACTTCCCGCTCCGGCTGTCAAAAGAGCCGGTCTGGATCACGGACGATCTTGTCTTTCTCGGGGAAATTCCCCGGCGGTTTCCTTTCGAGGAAGGGGAGAACGGGAACCGGAAGATCCACCATCCGGACGGGACCGCAGGGCCGGATGAGCTGCTTGATGATACCGCTCTTGCGTTCCGGTCCGCAGAAGGCCTTGTCATCATCACCGGCTGCTCGCATGCCGGGATCTGCAACATCACCGAGTACGCCCGCGAAGTCTGCGGCAAAAAAAGGGTTGCCGATATTATCGGGGGGCTCCACCTCCTCTCCCCCACGCCCCGGCGGCTGCAGAAGACCGGGAAATACCTAAACCGCCTTCATCCCAATGCCCTGCATGCCTGCCACTGCACATCGCTTGATGCAAAAGTCACCCTTGCCGGGTACTGCCCGATGCAGGAAGCGGGGGTAGGCATGCATTTTGCATGGTAG
- a CDS encoding Mrp/NBP35 family ATP-binding protein yields the protein MTEHEQQTTPCDENCKENCDTCPSAQQQGAPKGLPPKAKIDVKHVILVLSGKGGVGKSTVSVNLAFALANKGNKTGLLDLDFHGPNIPKMLGIEDQRPAVLENAIEPVHVTGNLSVISMAFLLPDTSTPVVWRGPMKMIAIQQFLSEVNWGALDYLVVDLPPGTGDEALTIAQLSPNVRGAVIVTTPQEVAVMDAMRAAKFIEKLDLPVLGVIENMSGMVCPHCGGTVDLFSSGGGRKAAEDLGVPFLGAIPLDPAMVKAGDEGRPYILSHADSKAWKAVDSAMERLVLQIDADRK from the coding sequence ATGACAGAACACGAGCAGCAGACAACGCCCTGCGATGAGAACTGCAAAGAGAACTGCGATACCTGCCCGTCGGCACAACAGCAGGGGGCACCAAAAGGGCTGCCGCCGAAAGCAAAGATCGATGTGAAACATGTGATCCTTGTTTTGAGCGGCAAAGGCGGGGTGGGAAAATCCACTGTCTCCGTCAACCTTGCCTTCGCGCTTGCAAACAAAGGAAATAAGACCGGCCTGCTCGACCTGGATTTCCACGGCCCCAATATCCCCAAAATGCTGGGCATCGAGGACCAGCGGCCGGCAGTCCTGGAAAATGCTATCGAGCCGGTCCACGTTACCGGCAACCTCTCGGTAATCTCGATGGCATTTCTGCTTCCCGACACGAGCACTCCCGTTGTCTGGCGCGGGCCGATGAAGATGATTGCAATCCAGCAGTTCCTCTCCGAAGTGAACTGGGGTGCGCTCGATTACCTGGTTGTCGACCTTCCCCCGGGCACCGGGGACGAGGCGCTCACGATCGCCCAGCTCTCGCCAAACGTGCGGGGCGCCGTCATTGTTACAACGCCGCAGGAAGTTGCGGTCATGGATGCAATGCGGGCAGCAAAATTTATCGAGAAACTGGATCTCCCGGTCCTCGGCGTTATCGAGAACATGAGCGGGATGGTCTGCCCCCACTGCGGAGGGACGGTCGATCTCTTCAGCTCCGGGGGCGGGAGAAAAGCTGCCGAGGACCTGGGCGTTCCGTTCCTCGGGGCAATCCCGCTGGACCCGGCCATGGTAAAAGCCGGCGATGAAGGCAGGCCGTACATCCTGAGCCATGCAGATTCAAAAGCCTGGAAAGCGGTCGATTCTGCAATGGAGCGGCTGGTCCTGCAAATAGATGCGGACCGGAAATAG
- a CDS encoding ABC transporter permease → MRKIFLAISLILFFCISATILGLVFYSPLTVLAASLANPEIRFAIGLSLVTSVISTLVCIAIAIPVAYALARYQFFGKRIVTLVLTLPLTLPPLVAGIALLLFFGTTPWGKALDQAGFGVIFTPLGIIVAEVFVNIPYLIRILRSAFLSINPRFEYVAKTLGCTETGAFFKVTLPMARPGLVAGSVITWSKAMAEFGAVLMLAGATTMRTETLPIALYLNISGGDLDLAVAAATILVLISVVTLCAVEFIDREIHVF, encoded by the coding sequence ATGCGAAAGATCTTCCTTGCCATCAGCCTCATCCTCTTTTTTTGCATCAGTGCAACCATTCTTGGCCTGGTCTTCTATTCCCCGCTCACGGTTCTGGCTGCAAGTCTTGCAAACCCTGAAATCCGGTTCGCGATCGGGCTCAGCCTTGTAACAAGCGTGATATCGACCCTCGTCTGCATTGCAATAGCCATCCCGGTTGCCTATGCCCTTGCCCGGTACCAGTTTTTCGGCAAGCGGATCGTAACCCTTGTACTCACCCTGCCCCTGACACTCCCCCCGCTCGTGGCCGGTATCGCGCTTCTCCTCTTCTTTGGAACAACCCCGTGGGGAAAGGCGCTCGACCAGGCCGGCTTTGGGGTGATCTTCACCCCGCTTGGCATCATCGTTGCCGAGGTTTTTGTCAATATTCCCTACCTGATCCGGATTTTGCGCTCTGCGTTTCTCTCGATCAATCCCCGGTTCGAATATGTGGCAAAGACGCTCGGGTGCACGGAGACCGGGGCGTTTTTCAAGGTTACGCTGCCCATGGCCCGGCCGGGACTCGTTGCCGGATCTGTCATCACCTGGTCAAAAGCCATGGCAGAGTTCGGCGCAGTGCTGATGCTTGCCGGTGCCACGACAATGCGAACCGAGACCCTCCCGATTGCGCTGTACCTGAATATCTCGGGAGGAGACCTGGATCTCGCCGTTGCTGCTGCAACCATCCTTGTCCTGATCTCGGTTGTCACCTTGTGCGCTGTTGAATTCATTGACCGGGAGATCCATGTCTTTTAG
- a CDS encoding M12 family metallo-peptidase has protein sequence MKQFKWGIVLLAVLLAVMAMVPIVSAGDLNKIDLHLQGTPYSPVIRFDGLSTIVPQTTTEKTTYAEISPSIKKYDVINIDVKTLKKQLLSGQKIPIHLKDTSYLMNLHEETFYPSAETGVFTFTGHLENSQAGTEIPDSEAHLTMDDTGVIGKISVTPSDYYLIDEFDQMDNTRPAKTLQYVYSSKDVEPSKMHTGEDGIFVLPSGKGKVYSQLTPEEIDWIKSQQQKNYKSKTSDLSTVQQDGGIRSPADWVDVNLLVLCDNQMYTGYSNWIKRAQSLVADANTAMAFNYIKIRLVPTYDATQRTILSNNFDLTRPVLSFHDLVPTSYLDTQNADIAMFLCSRQFNAGNGVIGQSTVFDNPNSSYHRHATIMYEAAPGWGYYANPQERAAVFTHEIGHLFDADAQGAGENPSIQLETYNRAISWTESGNVKYSVMWQGALADPNYFSSPNYHGDALHDNARRLSETKDTVAGYR, from the coding sequence ATGAAACAATTCAAATGGGGTATCGTCCTGCTGGCAGTATTGCTGGCAGTAATGGCGATGGTACCTATAGTGAGCGCAGGGGATCTAAACAAGATAGATCTCCACCTTCAGGGAACACCGTATAGTCCGGTAATACGGTTTGATGGACTTTCAACGATTGTCCCTCAAACTACTACTGAAAAAACCACTTATGCAGAGATTTCTCCCTCAATAAAAAAATATGATGTCATCAATATTGACGTCAAAACCCTTAAGAAGCAATTATTATCAGGGCAAAAAATCCCAATTCATCTGAAAGATACTTCCTATCTCATGAATTTACATGAGGAAACGTTTTACCCAAGTGCTGAAACGGGAGTATTCACATTCACCGGGCATCTCGAAAACAGTCAGGCGGGTACAGAAATTCCCGATAGTGAAGCTCATCTCACAATGGACGATACCGGAGTTATCGGGAAGATATCGGTAACTCCTTCAGACTATTATCTCATTGATGAATTTGATCAGATGGACAATACCCGGCCCGCAAAGACACTCCAATATGTATACTCTTCAAAAGACGTGGAACCAAGTAAAATGCATACTGGGGAGGACGGTATATTTGTCTTACCATCAGGTAAAGGGAAAGTATACTCACAACTGACTCCGGAAGAAATCGACTGGATCAAATCACAGCAGCAGAAAAATTACAAATCCAAGACATCAGATTTAAGCACTGTCCAACAGGATGGTGGCATTCGATCCCCAGCAGACTGGGTTGATGTTAACCTTCTGGTTCTCTGTGATAACCAGATGTACACGGGGTATTCCAATTGGATTAAAAGAGCACAATCACTCGTTGCCGACGCCAATACCGCAATGGCGTTTAATTATATCAAGATCAGACTCGTGCCCACCTATGATGCAACGCAAAGAACTATATTAAGTAATAATTTTGATTTAACTCGACCAGTGTTGTCATTTCATGATCTTGTACCAACCTCGTACCTTGACACGCAGAATGCTGATATCGCGATGTTCTTGTGCAGCCGCCAGTTTAATGCCGGTAACGGTGTAATCGGCCAGTCAACGGTTTTTGATAACCCGAATTCGAGTTACCACAGGCATGCAACAATAATGTATGAAGCTGCTCCCGGATGGGGGTATTATGCAAATCCTCAGGAAAGAGCGGCTGTCTTTACGCATGAGATTGGCCATCTGTTCGATGCAGATGCCCAAGGGGCCGGAGAGAATCCCTCAATCCAACTGGAAACCTACAACCGTGCAATAAGTTGGACAGAGAGTGGTAATGTGAAGTACTCAGTGATGTGGCAGGGTGCCCTAGCGGATCCGAATTATTTCTCATCACCAAACTATCACGGAGATGCTCTTCATGATAACGCGAGAAGATTAAGCGAAACAAAGGATACGGTTGCCGGCTATCGATAA
- a CDS encoding DUF5320 family protein: MPDFDGTGPLKRGRVIGRGRGPCRNEDKGCERRTGIPDPVPVQEKPEE; this comes from the coding sequence ATGCCAGATTTTGACGGAACCGGCCCGCTGAAGCGGGGACGGGTAATCGGGCGGGGACGCGGGCCCTGCAGGAACGAGGACAAAGGATGCGAACGCCGCACCGGTATACCGGACCCGGTGCCCGTACAGGAAAAACCGGAAGAGTGA